The Capsicum annuum cultivar UCD-10X-F1 chromosome 3, UCD10Xv1.1, whole genome shotgun sequence genomic sequence TTAACTAAatttctccattgcctcaaacactgaatctggccctattaaAGCAGctttacctacctcaaaccaaccaataggagatctatatctccttccatagagagcctcaaatagatccatctaaatactggagtgatagctattgttataggcaaactcaatcaaaggtaagtggtcattccaactacccttaaaatctatagcacaggccctcaacatgtcctctaaagtttgaatggttagttctgcctgaccatctgtttgaggatgaaaagttgtactgaaataaacttgggtaccaaggcacttctgaaaagccttcaaaaaatgagaggtaaactgagtacctctatctgaaattatAGAAAATAGAATCCCATGCAACTTAACAAACTCTGTGAGATAaagtctagcataatcccaactgaatacgaagtatgaactgataagaaatgagctgatttggccATTCTATCCACAGTGGCCtatatcaaatcatgctaatgacgcgtatgaggcaaccctatcacaaaatccatgttcaccacttcccacttctaagtggggatgctaaactcctgcaaagtaccactaggcctttgctGCTTAACTTTGGCCTAttgacaatttgaacacttagatataagctctgcaatatctttcttcataccactaccaatagatttcctacaaaaaTGTTACATCTTGGTGGTCCATGGGTGGATAGAGTATGGCGCACCATGCGTTTCTGCTAAAATTTTCTTTCTCAAACCATCAAAACACAGCACACAGAACCTACCttgacaatgaagcacaccatatCCCTCTTTGAGGAAAACCTCCATCTTTGGGTCTCTAACTGCCTCCTTTAAATTAaccaaactgggatccctatcttgtttttctttcacttcggtaACCagtgaagattttgaaccattctaaacctatataataccttcagctgaaacaaccaaccgaacacctaatctagcaagctggtGAACCTTACGGACTAACTCCTTATTATCACTTTTGACATGGGCAATACTACCCAttacaatctactaagggcatccgccactatattggccttgcccgggtgatacaacacactcatatcataatcttataacaactcaagccaccttttctgataaaaatttagatttttctgTGAGAATGCATaatgtaaacttttgtgatcagtgaacacatcaacatgaaccctataaagacaatgcctccaaattttcaagataaaaacaatagctgccaactcgtataggtaggataattcttctcatgggatttaagatgtctagaggtgtaggctgtGACCTTTtctctatgcatcaaaacatagTCAAGaccaactttagaagcatcacaataaactataaacCAATCTGGACCATCTGccaaagtcaagactggggcagaagtgagtcgagtttttaactcctaaaaactcttctcacaggaatctgaccactgaaatttgattttcttttgagtcaatcgagacatgggtaaggaaattgaataaaacccttcaataaaccatctataatagccatccaagcctaagaaactcctgatatttgatggagagatgggtctacgctagtttctcactgctacggtcttttgagggtcaacttgaatgccatcaccaaaaactatatgaccaagtaaatctactgatcttagccaaaatttgcacttactgaatttagcaaacaacctatgagctctaagagtctgcaatgcaACTTTTAgatagtttgcatgatcattgtcactatgggaataaacaaggatatcatcaataaagactatgacaaacatgtccaagtaatactTAAACACCCTGTTCATTAAGTTTATGAAACCCGTAGGGttatttgttagtccaaaagacataactaagaattcgaaggGAGCATACTGAGTTCTTAAAGccattttcagaatgtcacattctttgactctaagctgatgatagccggatctgaggtctatcttagagaaataactggcaccctaaagttggtcaaataagtcataaattctagggagtggatacttattctgaattatgactttgttcaactgacgccATTCAACTGAATTATGACtttattctaagagaaccgtctttcttacgcacgaacaagaCTAGAGTACCCTATGAAGAAACACTAGGCCAAATGAAACCCTTGTGTAAGAGATATTTTaattgttccttcaacttcttaagatcagctggagccattcagtatggtggaatagagataggctaggtttCTAAAagaagatctattttgaagtcaatttcactctcgggagaaactctgagaagatcttcagggaacacatcaagaaattcccttactactggaactgactcgaGACTCGAGGTCTCAGAATTTGAGTCTATGACTCAAACAAagtggtaaacacaccccttggatattatctttcttgctctaagataggaaataatcTAACATTTAgtcactgaggtactaccccttcattcaatgactggtttatTAGGAAATTGAAATTGGATGACTGTGTTTCTGTAATctactgaggcataacatgagtgaagccaatccataggagaatgacatcgaaatcagtcatctctaactctaccagatcaactgaagtgattttctgagatactataacaAGGTAATTTCTATACACTCGtctagctatgatagatttactaTGGGGGTAGACACCGAGAAAagctctgctaatattttgggactgacaccaaaattgacaGATATATAGGGatttacaaaagaaagtaaatctTTGAGTTCTAATATAACATACACATAAAGATGGAAAAACCTGTAACGTACCTGTAACCATATCACAAGGACTTTCCTGATCATGCTGAGCCTGgagagcatacaatctattttggAGTTGTCCACTAGttgcactagaggtggcaccctgctgaggtGGGTGACCTGCTGGAGCTGATATAAGATtagactggccctgttggcgcaAGTCCTTTCCTCTTGGAGAAACTACTGGACACTTCCAGACCCTGTGGACCattttccacatccaaaacatacattacTACTAGCCTTACACTTACTCTGGTGgtttatatcatatttcatacatAGCAGATTAGtgcgaccactgttcacactgccctgggacttagagcctggtgctctatcccgactgtcttgcctgaacttaggcactggtgcactagctgaagatggagctagggCTAAAAAATTTTGATAGAACTAAGAACGATTACCATCtcctgaccttggctgagaaagttgaaactacttattctggccctcttgttctctctttttctttccttataCTTCTCTACCTTAATATACTAAGCATTaatcataagcctagataggtccatatccttaatcaacatggaagtactgcactccttaaccatactatcaacTACACCATAcccaaacttactcattttagtcCTATTATTCATCAACATGGTAGAAGAATACCTTGACAAAtgagtgaacttaagtgagtactcctttATGCTCATATTTCCttgtttcaaattaataaactcctgaACCTTAGCATCCCTTAACTTTAGGGGAAATAACCTATCTAAGAAatctatggcaaactcctcccactctacacGCCTTGCATCAACACCACGGTtttcttccactgcttaaaccaggtgCGAGCTATATCTTGTAACTGATATGAAGCTAAATCTAAACTCTCActtgaagtgacacccatgatatcagtcaccttaTGCACTATATCCAAAAActcatgtggatcctcttcagacttggatcccaaaaataaaggggGATTTATTCGAGTGAAACCTGAAATCCTAATTGCAGTTGTGTTTTCTACTTGATTGGATGGGGAAATAGCCTAATGGTTTTTCTGAGTAGCTACTGAATGGGCTAAGGCCATAAAAGCAGCCCTGAACTTAGTGTGAGAAACACagtcattcaagggatcttcctgaacaggtagTGGTACAGGctgatccccattccttctttcgttattttttttaggaggcattgtctataaacaaaataaaggatgagttagaaaaggAGACTCAATAGATCTCATACCCTTTCAtatggcatgacatgaatactaaaagaaggaaaactttcctaaaaatatctcgtagcctcttgtccataagtatagtgcactttacacccatgcacaagactcttctCAATGCATCTTTTAGACACCCTAAgatattttaaaaccttaggatcgaATATCAAGTTTTCTCATGACCCGAGGATACCACCTAGTCAAGACAATAGTGCTTACAGCCATAAGTGACCATAATCTAACCTATGAGCTAGTATTTACTATGAacactgaataaaatagtaatacaatatGTGTGGAAGATAAGCTAAGAAGATACTATAAATTTGAATACGGAAATACGTAGTAATGACATACCTAAAATATCGATcaataatactgaaaactaaattgCCTGActgaaacaactgataatactaaaaactgaatgaaTATCTAACTATATGACTACTTTCTGTCTGTCTAAAAGCCTTTTTAAACATcatgagaagttgatgggacaaacccccaactaactccaaccgactaaacataagaaaatactgaaataatagagtaaaacatatcatgtcctcaaTGAATGAGAACTCACAACTTATGCTACTGGGTAATGCTGAGGTGTCTACGAATGGTTAGAAAACTGAggtctgaacctatattataagataacatagcacaaagaaaagtatgcgatcaatactttgaatatactggtacgtaAGATAAAGACTAACTAAAATGCATGAGATAATTgatcatgaatacatgaacatgtaatatttgataaggcaataccaagcataaacatgttgatgttgggtgtatttatgcactctagtgttattATCCTAGaatatttagccttgttttgaggaaattttgtgtgctttatgtgtgatgatgatacaaataagcatataagtgtttaattatatgattataatgtttaatggtgtttccaaacaagtttgtacttaattgagtcattaaGAGTTCAATCAAGAAAGCTAGTTTTagtagcttgagctaggtgtgtgtctagttgaaTGCCGTTGACTTCCAGTGTGTTTAATGAGTTTCAAATGGTTTAAtagtgtaattatatgtggaaaaacttatttataatatgCAATCGTCAATTGAATCAACCCAAGAGGCAAAGCAATAAGTTAAAGTTCAACAtgagcaagcctagtcttagctcgtgttttggGTTCAtcgttcttgatattgtgttgttttgatctctaaccTGTGGTGTAAATTGATGTTAGATCTATTGTAAGCTGATCATGGcaatatattgatgatgaaaaGGCTGTAAATCCATTGGAAACACACCACAAATGCTAGAATGAAAAACAAAGGAACTAGGCAAAGTTTGGACATCCAAATGGACTTTCTAGTGAGGTATCGCAATAGGAGTGCATCGCGACCCCTATTTTACTTGAAACAAAAATGTGTAACGACCCTCAATCAACATTACCAGACAACACACCGTGACACATAGTCAACTCGACCAACAATACACTGCAATGTTTATCTCATACAAGGCCAAATTGgtttctactataaatagaatgttGTGCATGCAATGTAATCACTTTTTTGACGTCTTATAAAATTGTGGAGGATGATGCAACTTTGTTTTTAGGttttcaattctttaatttagcttctttatgttttttatcattcatacaattattcgGATAATGATTatgactattagtggctaaatcctccctttctggggttaaagctaagaacatgactactatcattttgaattaattttgtttaatttgcttatcatattgGTTGCTTGTTTGtcattttttaactattttatggattgataaccctcaaaatacatatattgtcaaccttatgATCTCGAGAGGGAATAGAGTTAATGAGGAtgaacaaagtagggttcttattcttttatgaaataaggaatccaaattagaatctaggatagggatgtacctagaagccttacttgatttacatgtaggatgataacgttaagcacttaattggattattacatttcctctcaacgatgtagttataatgtccaaGTAAGGTAAAtaattagaggtcgggagaccatgatcatgtgattaacctatgaattaacaaccaagaagagtgagttaatgaatgaagttcaccaacgtagtatgattgttcgaagtgctttaaccctgggctttcctctattgattgtcttcagtttttattttatgcattttttactttaccttagtttaaaaatattaaaaacccttttttggttacgcttgcatcaattaatataaattatgaaGTAGAATTTAATAGTCATTgaaacaagtccctgtgggattgatatttgGCTTTCCTGaaggccactttattacttggtagactacgtacacttgtgtgtgcgcttgggcgctgtcaagtttttggcgccgttacCGGGGACTTATAATTtgacaactattttatttttagtttttctttttttgattacTTTGGTGCTTTATGCTTGGTCCTGGTTTTGTATTTGGAGGAAATAAGTTTCCAAAGTAGTAACCTAGCAAGGGCTCAGGAATTGGTTAAACCAAGCCCTAAACCTGAGCAACTCTTCTATCAATGAAGGAGAGATGCAATCCTTCTCCCCCATATTCCACAAATCAAACACTATTAAGATAATTCTACTCTCATGGTTGATGAACAAGCAACCCACACTAGTTAGAGAAGTGGTAATCCCACTTCCAATAAATTTGACCTCCTCCTTTTAGAAATCAGATGctggaggtaattttgagctTAAATAGAATATGGTGCAATTTCTGATAAGTAGTGGAGAATTCACCAGGCTTTCACACAAAAATCCATAGGTCCACTTGTGAAATTTTGTAAAAATCAGTAacacattcatccctatgggTATGAATACTGACTATGTGAGGCCAACACTATTCCATTCTCATTGTTGGGGGAAGCAAAGTAGTGGTTGAATACTGAGCTGgaaaattcaatcacatcatgggataaCTTAGAGCAGAGATTTCTCATCTAATTCTTCCCGTTtggcaagactgcgagacttcgcAGTAAGATTGTGTGCTTCAAGCAAAAgccaaacaaatatttacatcaTGCTTGGGATCATTTTAAGGGTCTACTACGGGACTGTTCACACcatcaacagtccaatgaggtattagctcatacttttattgaggcacttgaccataatacaaagattttggtAGATTCAGCTACAGGTGGTCAAGCTCTGGAGATGACGTATGATGAGCTATATACTTGGTTGAACCAAATTGCATGAGGTAATCCTAAGTGGCATTCAGAATCAAGGAGTGCTACTAAAAAGATTGCAGGTGTTCTGGAAGTGGGTCAGTTTATTGCAATATCTACTCAAATTACTGCATTACAAAATCAGTTGACTACGCAGCTCAGCAATATGAAATTGCATGCCACACAGTCTGTATCCATGGTTAATGCAATCCAACAAACTGTAAGTTGGTGTGAATTTTATGGTAACAATGGCCATTTAGTGGTTATGTGTGCTGCCAATACTGAGTTTGTGATGTATGTGGAAAATGCTCAAAGAAAGAATTATGGGAacgcctacaacatgaagtgacAGACTTAGCCACTAAATTAGCCGTGGAACGCCCAACAGAAGCAAATTCAGCAACCATATGCACAAgaaaatcagtcaactagcaacttggaagagatgatgaaactGATCCTATCTAATCAAACACAGTAAGTTGCAGATGTAAAGAACCAGCAAGCGGCCATAAAAAGCTTAGAGTTGTAGTTGGGGAAGTTACAATAGACACTAAATACCAGGCCTTAAGGTGGTTTGCCAGGAGATACAAAAAACCTAAAACATCCAATGACAATCACTTTAAGAAGAGGTAAAGATCTTAATGAAGAACCTCAAAAGATAATAAAGGAAGTAGATACAAATATAGTGACTGAACAGGTAAATGGCAGAGTTTCTTTAAAAtagagaaagtctgagtacttgaaagaaaaagtggctgaagaagtgaagaagatcccACAACTACCTTTCCCACGGAAGCATATAAATGCAAAAGAGGATGTATACATCAAAAAattctttgacacattcaaagAGCTACACATTACTTAcctattttagatgttttgtagagAATGCCCAAGTACGATAAGTACTTGAGATATGTGGTTGCTAATAAAGTTAAGTTACAGGATGTGGAGGTTGTatcactcactgaagagtgtagcctTGTGGTGACTcaaaagatgcccaaaaagcttaaggaccctgGGAAATTCGCTTATCCCATTCAGATTGGCAACAACAATGTGGTTCAGACACTTAGTGATTTAGAGGAAAGCATAAACATGATgcccatatctttgttcaacatgTTGGGATTGGTAAAGCCTAGACCGAGCTCTGTGCTACTGCAGCTGGCAAATGGGATCATAGCCCATCCTGAAGGAGTGATAGAAGatgttctcataaaggttggtgaatatattattcctgctgactttattgttcaaTATTTTAGGTATATaaacaggtaccaatcatattgggaCATCCATTTTTAGTGATGGAGGAGCTTTAATTGATGTGAGAGAGGGTACGCTCACAATGAGGTTAGAGAATAAAGAGGCAATTTTTAAAGCGTACAAACTGCTTAATACACTATGCCACTACAAATTCTTATGCATGATTACTGTGATTGGAatggataagtgtggggtggtggagtctATTCCATAAAAGACCTCTTCGAACACCCTCATTGAGCACCCTAAGCCAAAACCGCCTAAGCTGACATAATGcaaattgatgagcctgaaaaagATATATTTGAAAAAGTTGTTAACTTTGAGAGTACACACTAAAGAGGTCATAAACGAATCAAAAGATGGCCTCCAAGTTTAAGAAAAGGGATGAAAGAATttggttaagttgagttgggtcgtgtTGCGACACTAAATTGGGCACTACTTGgcaggcaacccaagttaagtaggtatgttttatggTTAGTTCTTTTACTTCAcgtaatttttgttttaattgagtcacaggttgatgggaagtttgagtagcAAAAACTTGAGCAAAAGAGCAAGGCAAatactaagtgtggggtccccagaTCCTCTTGATGtctaaagatgctactagctaggcctagaggcctcagggagtatttctatcccttcttttaaagtatactttggggacagagtagatttttaagtgtggggtagggaaatttccatttttagggtaaatttaaaaaaaaattgttaggaataggtgggatgttcttgttggtgctatatttgactgCATGATGTAAGTGTTTTGGCTGTAAAAGtatgttgattatgtgaattaatacctttgagactcctaggctcatgattgTGACTCTTGAACTTGTGGCATTAAGTTGAATTCATTCTATTGTTtgattgagagtctatgatgatcctactgagttgagcatgtgccatatgcgtgtaaggtatttgtatattctCAATtttatgtgatgtctagaacttgcctggtgtgtgtgcaaagagaaataaagagtgtgggtttaggaaataatataggcatttctttgatagccttgttttatacctttatTTTAATCTACCTttatgcataatcctagtaagccctattgagcctttagcgtTTTCTATGGCAGTCTCATGTGTAGCTTAATCCCTTCTTTGCTAGACCTTAATTTGATTTAAAGGTCGTAAGCGCATTAGTGTAAAATTAGTGAGTTAAGGAGtgtaaaattgaagaataaaaagttaaaattgaagccccaaagtgatagttattggtgttcaaaag encodes the following:
- the LOC107865394 gene encoding uncharacterized protein LOC107865394, translating into MPKYDKYLRYVVANKVKLQDVEVVSLTEECSLVVTQKMPKKLKDPGKFAYPIQIGNNNVVQTLSDLEESINMMPISLFNMLGLVKPRPSSVLLQLANGIIAHPEGVIEDVLIKVYKQVDGKFE